In Procambarus clarkii isolate CNS0578487 chromosome 50, FALCON_Pclarkii_2.0, whole genome shotgun sequence, one genomic interval encodes:
- the LOC138351742 gene encoding golgin subfamily A member 6-like protein 4 has translation MEEDSRLVKEDNMKIRNEVRFTQEENIQLLSQIRQVEEDSRLVKEEIRQAEEDSRLVEEENRKTKNDVRLSEEANRRVMADIRQMEEDSRLVKEDIMKTKNELRISYLENIQLKSQIRQVEEDSLLVKTRNRQLELAETQAQERIRTALTRIAELERERQQLQEMNNNIGGEKRLVEEQLSVIKEEARKLRVGNTALQSDKNRQAQQLRSIQEEKNIITEKSRLMEEEHERCKRNVSELSTR, from the coding sequence ATGGAGGAGGACTCGAGACTGGTCAAGGAGGATAACATGAAGATTAGGAACGAAGTGCGCTTTACGCAGGAGGAAAATATTCAATTACTGTCCCAGATTCGTCAGgtggaggaggactcgaggctggTCAAGGAGGAGATCCGTCAAGCGGAGGAAGACTCGAGGCTGGTCGAAGAAGAAAACAGGAAGACTAAGAACGATGTTCGGTTATCAGAGGAGGCGAATCGTCGTGTAATGGCTGACATTCGTCAAAtggaggaggactcgaggctggTCAAGGAGGACATCATGAAGACTAAGAACGAACTGCGCATTTCTTACTTGGAAAATATTCAATTAAAGTCTCAGATCCGACAAGTGGAGGAGGACTCGTTGCTGGTCAAGACGAGGAACCGGCAGCTGGAGCTTGCAGAGAcccaagcccaggagaggatcagGACAGCGTTGACGAGGATCGCTGAGCTAGAACGAGAGAGACAACAGCTGCAAGAGATGAATAATAACATAGGAGGAGAGAaaagacttgttgaagagcaactcTCCGTCATTAAAGAAGAGGCCAGAAAGTTACGGGTAGGTAACACGGCTCTACAGAGTGATAAAAACAGACAGGCACAGCAACTCAGAAGTATTCAAGAGGAAAAGAATATAATAACAGAAAAGAGTCGCTTGATGGAAGAGGAACACGAGAGGTGCAAGAGGAATGTCAGTGAGCTGTCCACAAGGTAA